From the genome of Desulfovibrio sp. JY:
TCAACAGCACTAGCGCCCCTTTCACCAAGGAGGCCGCGGAAACCTTGTCTTAGCCAAGGTCCTGCGCGCTTCCTTGGTGCTCATCACCCAACAAGATGCTCTTTGCTGTAACGATCCCAAAGAAATAAAATTTAGGAAGGGGAGAGCGCGAGAGGGGAGAACCCTTTATAAAGGGTTTCCCCTCTCACACCCTCTTCTCCTCTTCTCCTCCCCCCACATCCGCTTTCTTTTCAAATCGCCGCTTTGGTGCTACCCCCGGGACCCTATCGCAACGAGGGGGCAGCTTATGCGTTCCATACCCGTCACGGTCCTGACCGGCTTTCTCGGCGCCGGCAAAACCACCCTGCTCAACCGGGTGCTTTCCGAAAACCACGGTCGCCATTTCGCGGTCATCGTCAACGAATTCGGTGAAATCGGCATCGACAACGAGCTGGTCGTCTCCTCCGACGAGGAGATCTACCTCATGAACAACGGCTGCATCTGCTGCTCGGTGCGCGGCGACCTGATCCGGGTGCTCTCCGGGTTGGCCAGACGCCGGGGGGCCTTCGACGCCGTGCTTTTGGAAACTACCGGCCTGGCCGATCCCGCCGCCATCATCCAGACCTTCGCCATGGACGAGGACACCCGGGATGCCTTCACCCTCGACTCCGTGACCACCGTCGTGGACGCGGTCCATTTTCCGCGCCATGTGGCCGAGAACAGGCAGGCCCTGGAACAGGTCGTCTATGCCGACCTCGTCATCTGCAACAAGGCCGACCTAATCGACGACGCGGCCATCAAGGACATCGAGGCCACGGTGCGGCGGCTTAACGACACGGCCGAGATCGTGGCCGCCGTGCGCTGCGACCTACCCATCGCCAAGCTTCTCGACCGCAAGGCCTTCGATATCGGCCGCATGCTTTTCGGCAATCCGGCCCTGGCCGCCGCGCCCGGGCATGTCCATACCCACGAGCACGACCACGGCATTCAGAGCATGAGCTTCACCCTTGACACCCCGCTCGACCCCGAAAAGCTCGGAACCTTCCTGGCCGACCTGCTGCGGGAGCACGGCCAGGACATCTACCGCTGCAAGGGCATCATGGATGTGGCCGGCACCAGCCAGCGTTTCATTTTCCAGGGGGTGCACATGTACCTGGAGACCGCCTGGGGCGCGCCCTGGAAGGATGAGGAGGCGCACACGAGCAAGGCCGTGTTCATCGGCCGGGGGCTCGACCGGGATCTGGTGGAAAAGGGGCTGGCCGCCAGCGCGGCCAAAGGGGGCGCGGCATGAGCTTTGCGCCCGATGCCGAACTGCCGGGACTGCAACGGACCGATTTCGGGGCCTATGTCGCGGCTTGCGCCGTCAGCCCCGACGGGTCCGTGGCCGCCTTCGCCCTGGGCGACGGACGGTTGGCCCTTGCCGCCGTGGCCACGGGCGAGACAGCCTTTGTCGCGGCCCATTCCGGCGCGACGGCGTGTCTGGCCGCAACGCCTCTGGGGTTTATGACCGGCGGCGATGACGGCCGGGTCGCCCTGATCGACGTGTCCGGCCGGACGCGGGAACTGGCCGCCTTTCCCGGGCAGTGGATCGAACACGTGGCCGCCAGCCGCGATGGACGCGTCCTGGCTGCCGCCTGCGGCAAACAGGTCGTGCTCTTTGCTCCCGACACCCTGGCCCCGACCCAGCTGTCGCCGCTGCCAAGCGCCATCGGGGGGCTGGCCGTCAGCCCCGACGGCCGGACCCTGGCCGCGACCCACTACGGCGGCGTCACGGTCTACGCCCCGCCCCGTCCGGACTGCCCGGGCAACACCTTTGACGGCCCGGGTTCGAATCTGGTCGTGGTCTTTTCCAGGGACGGGGCCAAGATGGCCTGCGCCACCCAGGACAAGAGCGTGCGCGTCTACGACCTGGACCGGGCGGCGGGGTACCTGCTGGAAGGCTATCCGGCCAAGGTGCGCTGTCTGGAATTTTCCCTGGAAGGCGATCTGCTGTGGACCGGCGGCGAGCAGGCCTTCGTCGCCTGGCCGGTGGATGCGGCCGCTTCCCCGGCGGACCGGGAAGCCACCGTGTTCGGGGCCTTCGAGCACGGGCTCCTGGGGAGCCTGGCCGTGCATCCCGCGCTGCCGCTGGTGGCCGGCGGTTTCGACGGCGGCGTGGTGTTTCTCGGCAGCCCCGAGCGCAAGGCCGCTGCCCCTCTTTTCGCCATCTCCAACCGCCGGGTCACCTGCCTCGCCTGGTCGCCCGACGGCCGGCGACTCGTCGGCGGCGGCGACGACGGCGCGGCGTTCTATATGGATATGGCGGGGTAGACGGCGGGGGATGGGAAGAAAAGATGCGAGAGGGGAAACCCTTTGAAAAGGGTTCTCCCCTCTCGCGCTCTCCCTTTCCGAAACTTTTTACCGGGGATCGTTGGGCAAAAGGGGGAACGGCTTATGCGTCCCTCGGGATCGACACCGGCGTCACTGCAACATGTCGCGGATGGCGGCCCGCACCTTTTCCAGCTCGTCGAGGATGTACCTGCCGGCCTCGCGACAGCCGGCGGCATCACCGGCCAGACAGACTTCCTGCAACCGTCGCGCCCGGTCGACCAGCCCTCCCGCCCGCAGGGGGACGGACATGCCAAGCAGGGCATGGGCGGCCTCCCCGGCCCGCTGCCAATCCCCGGTCCGGATCGCCGCGGCCAGGGACGCCTCGGTCCGCGGGCTTTCGTCCAGAAACATGCGGCAGATTTCCCGGGCAAAAGTGCTTTTGCCCCGCTCCTCGTAATAGGCCATGTCCATGGGCGAGTCCGAAGCGATGAGCTGGGCCGGCAGCCCTCCCCGCCGGTCCAGCACCCGGCGCATGACCATGAAAAGTTCGTCCACGTCCACCGGCTTGGACACGTAATCGTCGAGCCCGGCCGAAAGAAACCGCTCCCGGTCCCCTTTCATGCTGTAGGCGGTAAGCGCCACCACCGGCAGGCCCTTGTTCGCCTCGCCCGCCTCGCCGTCCCGGATGCGCCGGGTCGCCTCGGTCCCGTCCATCTCCGGCATCTGGATGTCCATGAGCACCAGATCGACCGGCCCGTTTTGCAACTGGGCCAGAGCCTCCCCGCCCGATCCGGCCAGCCGCACCTCGCAACCGGCTTCGCTCAGGAAATGCTTGAGAAAAAGCCGGTTGACCTGGTTGTCCTCGGCCAGAAGCACCGTAAGCCCGGCAAAGCCGCCGCTCGAGGCTTCGGACCGCGACCCGCCGCTGTCGGAGCATTCCTCCTGGGCGGGCCGCAGCGAAACGGTAAAGGAAAAAATGCTGCCCTGCCCGGGACGGCTGCGGACCCCGATGGTGCCGCCCATCATCTCCACCAGCCGCCGGCTGATGGCCAGCCCCAGTCCCGTGCCGCCGTAACGCTTGGTCCGCGACGACTCCAGCTGCGAAAAAACCTGGAAGAGTTCGGGAAGACGGTCCTCCGGAATACCGATGCCCGTGTCGCGCACCGCGCATTCGACCAGCATGGGGTCCCCGGGCCGCAACAACCGAAACGCCACGGCAATCTCGCCCTGGTCCGTAAACTTCAGCGCATTGCCGACGAGGTTGCGCACCACCTGCATGATCCTGTCCGGGTCGCCGTGGAGCACCTCCGGCACCCCCGGGGAGATGCGCGAGGAAAGGCGTAGCCCCTTTTGCCGGGACGAAAAATGAAACGGCTTCATGGTCCGGTCGAGTATCTCGCGCAGGTCGAAATCCACCGGCGAAAATTCCATCTTGCCGGCTTCGATCTTGGAAAAGTCCAGGATATCGTTGACGATGGCGAGCAGGGACCGCGAGGAATCGAGAATGAGTTCCAGGTGTTCGCGGACCTCCGGCCTGGGACTTTGGCTCAGCGTCATCTGGGTCAGACCGATGATGCCCGACAGCGGGGTGCGTATCTCGTGGCTCATGTTGGCCAGAAAGCCGCTTTTGGCCTGACTTGCCGCCTCGGCCTGCTTCCTGGCCCGCTCCAGGTCGCGCTCCCGGGCCCGGTCCTTGACGTGCCCGAGCACCCCTTCGCCAAGCAGTATCAGGCGATGCACGTCGGCCTCGTCGTAGGGCTCGTCCTTGTCGATGACCACGATGAGCAGCCGGTTGTCGCCCTCGCCCTCCACCGGCACGACCAGGGAGCGCCAGGGCAAGCTCTGCGCATCCGGAGCGCTCGGCGGCGTATTGGCCATCACGGGCTGCCGTGACAGCCAGGCGGTGGAAAACAGTTTGATGCTGCGGGGGTCGAAGGACTGTGCGCCGGGCGGCATGCCGAAGGCGGAGAGCGCCCCGGGGTGGGCGGCCAGGAGCCGAAAGGTCTCCCGCACCGGTTCGTACAGGGCGATCAGCCCATCGGCGCTACCGGTCAGGGCCACGGCCTGGGACAAGGCATAGGTGCCGAGTTGGGACAGCCCGGCCTCGCGCATGCGGCCAAGGCGCAAAAGGACCTCAAGGGTCTTGGTGTGCAGGGCGATCTGCCCGGAGTTGCGCCGGGACTCGGTCACATCCAGGACATGGGAAATGATGCATCGCGGCGCGCCGGCGGCATCGCGCACCAGACGGGCCGAAACGCGTCCCCATATCACGCGTCCCGAGGCGTGGAAATACCGCTTCTCGAAACGAAAGTGTTCGGCTTCCCCGGAGACGGCCCGGGCCATGAGGCGCGTACTGCTCACACGGTCGTCGGGATGCGTCAGTTCGAGAACCTCCATGGTTGTCAGAACCTCGGCCGGATAGCCCATAAACTCGCAAAAGGCCTCGTTGACCCGTAAAAAATGACCCTCGGGTGAAAGGATGCAGAGCCCCTCGCTGGCGCTCTCGAAGGCCATGCGGAACAGCTCCTCGCTGGCGGCCAGAGCCTGCTCGGCCTCGCGCCGCATGGTGATGTCCTCGATGGCCGCAAGCGACCGCACGAAGCTCCCTTCGCCATCGTACTCGCCCACGGACGACAGCAGGATGTCAATGGTCCGCCCATTTTTGGACAGCATGGTATAGGGAAATTCCGAGATTTGTCCCTCGCGCAGGAACATCGGCAGATTGCGCGCAAATTCGGCTTTGGATGCCTCGGTGAGAAAATCGCCAAGGGATCGTCCGATGACCTCCTTGCGGGTGTAGCCCAGGTTTTCCAGCCATCGGTCGTTGACGGCGAGCAGGCGTCCGGCCGCATCGACGGAGTGGAGCATGACCGGCGCCTTCACATAGAGCGGCCCAAGCCCTTGCAAAGCCTCGTCCGGACCGTCGGCGTCACAGTATTCCATACCCTAAACCTCCCGTCTCGCGGCACACGGCGCTTACCACTGGCCTAACCCTAGCCCAGCTCCCGTGTGAAGACAACGGGAGGCCCGATTCCTCTTGACCTCCGCCCGAGTCCCGACGCCTTGTCCACCGCGCCGGTTTGAGGTTATCATGCCACCCACGCCGGGCCGCCCAAAGACCCGACCCACGCTTCGGGAGGTATGTTCATGAAACGCATCCAGTGCCTGATCATCGGCGCGGGCCCCGCCGGACTTTCCGCCGCCATCTACACGGCCCGGGCCGGCATGGATACCATCGTCGCCGGCTGCGAGCCCAAAATCGCTGGCGATTACGAGATCGACAACTATTTCGGCTTTCCCGAGACCATTTCCGGACGCGAGCTGATCAAACGGGGCGTGCGCCAGGCGGAGCGCTTCGGCGCGCGCATCGTGTGCGAACGCGCGCTTTCCGTCCACATGACCGAGGACGGCGCCTTTCAGGCCAAGACCGACAAGGACGAATACGAAGCCCAGGCCCTGATCATCGCCGCCGGCGTCACCCGGGTGCGTCCCGGCATCGCCAACCTCGCCGACTACGAGGGCAAGGGCGTCTCGTATTGCGTCAGCTGCGACGGCTTTTTCTACCGGGGCCGCAAGGTGCTCGTGGTCGGCGAGGGCAACTATGCCGCCAACCAGGCTTTGGAACTGACCAACTTCACCAAGGACGTCACTGTCTATACCCAGGGCAAGGAGCCGGCGATGGGCAATGGATTCGCGGCCAAGCTGGAAGCCGCCGGCATCGTGGTGACCACCGACAAGATCGTGCGCCTCTCCGGCGAGCCGGCCATGGCCGCCGCCGTGCTGGAAGACGGCCGGGAAATGGCCGCCGACGGCCTGTTCGTGGCCATGGGCCAGGCCTCGGCTCTGGATTTCGCCAAGACCCTGGGCGTGGCCTCCCGGGGGGCCTTCCTGGAGGCGGACCACGAGCAAAAGACCAATATCCCCGGCGTGTTCGCGGCCGGCGATTGCGTGGGGCATTTCATGCAGATCAGCGTGGCCGTGGGCGAAGGGGCCAAGGCCGGGCGGGCGGCCATCGCCCATATCAAGGAACGCGTCGGCCAGGCCTGAGCCCGGACCGGGCGGGACACCGCCCGGCCGCAGGTGACAAAGGGAATCCCCCTTGACAGGGCTTAGCGCATAAACGTATAAGTACCAGTTCACAATGCGGCATGGGCCTATAGCTCAGTTGGTAGAGCCACCGGCTCATAACCGGCAGGTCCCAGGTTCGAATCCTGGTGGGCCCACCACGAAGGATACATGGCTACCCCAGCAAAACTTCCCGGAAACGCCTTCCCCGCCGTCGCGGCGACACGGATGACGCGACAAAGGCGCTTTTGCCAGTCCCACGGACCAAAAGCGCCTTTTTTCATGCGCCATGCGCGTTAACGATCTGATCGGGGTTATCGAGCGCACGGCCGTCCCGGCCCGCGCCGCCAGTTGGGACCGCTCCGGCGTGCAGATCGCCGGAACCCTTGCCGACTGCGACAAGCTGGCCGTGGCCCTGGACCCCACGCTTTCCATGGTCGGGGAAGCGCTGGCCTGGGGCGCGCAGGTCATCCTCACCCACCATCCCCTCACCCTTTCCCCGCGCCTGCCCGACCGCGTGGACGACTATCACCGCCTGCTCGCCCTGGTGCTCGGGGCCAAAGCTTGGCTCTACGCCGCTCACACCTCCCTGGACACTGCCGTGGACGGGCCGCCCGCCTGGCTGGCCGACGCGCTCGATCTGACCGACCGCCGCATCCTGGAGCCGGCCGGAACCGAGCCGCACTGGCAGGCACGCTGGCGCGCCGCGCCGGGCAAGGACGTCGCCCGGGCCCTTTCCGCCCTCCCCGGCGTCACGGCCCATCCCTGCGTCGGACAGGTGGAGGCGGTTTTCCCGGCCCGGGAGCGCGAGCGCGTGGAAGAGGCCCTGGCGGCCGTGTGCCCCGAGGCAACCCTCATCTCCCTGGTCGCCCTGGCCGCACCGGCTGCGGCCTACGGCTACGGACTGGTCGGAAAACTGCCCGCTCCGACCACGCTTTCGGAACTCGAAACACGGCTGGCCGCGCTGTTGCCCAGACGTTTTTTCATTGTTGCCGGCGATCCGCCCCCGGTCATCGCCAGCCTGGCTTATTGTCCGGGGTCGGGCGCTGACATGGCCCCGAGGGCTTTTGCCGCCGGTGCCGACGTCTACCTCACCGGCGACCTCAAATACCATCAGGCCCAATCCGTTCCGCCGGGCAAATGTGTCGTCGATGTCGGCCACTTTTCCCTGGAGGAAGTCATGATGCGCCGGTTCGCCGACGATCTGGCCGCGACCCTGGGCGAGACCGGCCCGACTGTCCGCTTTTTTTCCGGAAAGGACCCTTTTTCAGCGCATGTCCTGGATGGGGCCCTGCCCTCCCGGACCGAATAACCACTCGGAGAACCTCATGTACTTGAAACAAATCGAACAATTGGTGGTCTTGCAGAAGGTGGACGACGAGATCGTCATCCTCCAGGAAGAACTCGACAAGGCGCCTTTGCAGATTGCCGAACTGGAAAAACGCCACCAGGAAGTCGAGGACAGCGCCGGAGTGATCCGCGACAAGCTCAAGTATTTGAGCGACCAGCAAAAAAGGCTGGAAACGGAGATCGAGACCGACTCCGTGCGCCTGAAAAAAAGCAAAAGCAAGATGATGATGGTGGGCAACACCAAGGAATATCACGCCATGATGCGTGAGATGGACAACCTGGAAAAGCAGAACCGCGGCCGGGAAGAGGAAAAGATCACCGTGGCCGAGGAGCTGGCCCGCCAGGGGCTTGAACTCAAATCCGTCGAGGAACGCATGGGAGAGCTGGACACGGAACTCCAAGCCGCCCGCCAAAGCCTGGACGAGCGCATCGCCGTGGCCAAGACCAGACTCGACGAGCTCGACAAGCGCCGGGCCGAAGCCGGCACGGCCGTGCCCAAGCCCATTTTGCAGCGCTACGAGTTCATCCGGTCGCGGCTCAAAAACCCGGTCATCGTTTCAGTCGAGGCCGGCATCTGTTCCGGCTGCCACATCTCCATCCCGCCGCAGTCCTTCATCGAACTGCAAAAGGGCATCCAGATTTTAAGCTGCCCCAACTGCCAGCGCCTGATCTACTGGAGCGACCACATCGCCCCTGAGCCGGCTCCCGAGGGTGCCGAAGCGGCCACGGAATCCGAAGCGTAACGGCCTGTTAAGCCTGATTCGCAATAAAATCGGGCAAAAAGAAGCTTCCGACGGCCAGAGGGAACCTTTTCCCAAAAAGTTTCCCTCTGGCCTCACTGCGACAATTCCCACAGAACTGCCGGCGAGGTCTGGAGACCAGGCAGCCTGGAAATGCAGCCGCTTCAGGCCGCTTTGCCGCGATGGAGCGTGGCTTGGCGCAGCAAAACATACGCGCGCCAATAGTTGAACACCCCGCCCAACAAGAAAAACGTACTTCCCACGAGATACTGCCAGGCAAGAAACGAGAAAAGTATCTCCTTGTCGTGCCCAGTCTTGAAGTTCCATAAATAGGGTATCGAGGCCACTGTAAAAAGTACGGAACCGATCACGAAACTCACGGCCGTGAGGTTCATCAGTTGCAGCGTGACCAGATTTTTCGAGGAGACAATCCGCAATACGTTGATGCATGCGCCAAGGACGAAAAGCAGGCTGCCGACAACGAAGCACCAGGCCCCTGCCTTGGGCAGCCCGACACGGGAAAGGAAAAAGATGCTGCCGACGGTAAAAAGGATTGTTCCCCACAAATAACTGGAAGCGGCCAGCCATTCGAAGACATCGAATATGCCATGATGCCTGGACTGATGCCAATGACGCCAAACCTCGATGATGTCATGGACCGTGACGACGAGGTACAGCAGGGATCCGGCGAAAAATATCCAGGCCCCGATGTCCTGATACGCTTCGAACCTCGGGAAAAACAGTATACTGCCGGCGATGAACACCAACCCACCCAGTTTGTAGAGAACGGCATTGAAGGTTTCCCAGCGAAATTGCGCCTGAAGATTGGCCTTGTCTTTGGTCAAATCGTACAGTCTGATACGATTGGCAAACATATGAGGCATGACGTCGCCTCCCTTGAAGCTGTATCCCTCCCCTGAACCGGACAGGTCGAGTTTTCGATTGCACAAAGCCTCGCGTGGCGCGGTCTTGTTTCCCGCAGACCTTGTGGGACGAGTGCGTCCGTGGACAGCAGCACCCTGACACGGCAAAAAACGCGCGTCCACCCGGATGGCGACGCCCCGGCACTTCGGGCAGTGCCGGCCACCGACGGTCCGCCCCCTTGCCCTTATCCGACTGTCCATGTCAGGGAAGCCGTCATGGACTTCCCCCAACCGATCATCATCGGCCATCGCGGCGCCTGCGGCCATCTTCCCGAACACACCCTGGCTTCCTACGCCATGGCCATCGAGCTTGGCGCGGACTTCGTCGAGCCGGACCTCGTGGCCACCAAGGACGGCGCGCTCATCGCCCGCCACGAAAACGAGATCGGCGGCACCACGGACGTGGCCGACAAGTTTCCGGACCGCAAAACCCGCAAGGTCGTCGACGGCCGGACGGTCGAAGGCTTTTTCGTCGAGGACCTGACCCTGGCCGAGGTGCGGACCCTGCGGGCCAAGGAACGCCTGCCGTTTCGAGACCAGAGCCGAAACGGCCTTTTCCCCGTACCCACCTTCCAGGAAATCATCGGCCTTGTCCGGCGCAAGGAACGGGAA
Proteins encoded in this window:
- a CDS encoding WD40 repeat domain-containing protein; the encoded protein is MSFAPDAELPGLQRTDFGAYVAACAVSPDGSVAAFALGDGRLALAAVATGETAFVAAHSGATACLAATPLGFMTGGDDGRVALIDVSGRTRELAAFPGQWIEHVAASRDGRVLAAACGKQVVLFAPDTLAPTQLSPLPSAIGGLAVSPDGRTLAATHYGGVTVYAPPRPDCPGNTFDGPGSNLVVVFSRDGAKMACATQDKSVRVYDLDRAAGYLLEGYPAKVRCLEFSLEGDLLWTGGEQAFVAWPVDAAASPADREATVFGAFEHGLLGSLAVHPALPLVAGGFDGGVVFLGSPERKAAAPLFAISNRRVTCLAWSPDGRRLVGGGDDGAAFYMDMAG
- a CDS encoding GTP-binding protein → MRSIPVTVLTGFLGAGKTTLLNRVLSENHGRHFAVIVNEFGEIGIDNELVVSSDEEIYLMNNGCICCSVRGDLIRVLSGLARRRGAFDAVLLETTGLADPAAIIQTFAMDEDTRDAFTLDSVTTVVDAVHFPRHVAENRQALEQVVYADLVICNKADLIDDAAIKDIEATVRRLNDTAEIVAAVRCDLPIAKLLDRKAFDIGRMLFGNPALAAAPGHVHTHEHDHGIQSMSFTLDTPLDPEKLGTFLADLLREHGQDIYRCKGIMDVAGTSQRFIFQGVHMYLETAWGAPWKDEEAHTSKAVFIGRGLDRDLVEKGLAASAAKGGAA
- a CDS encoding YrhK family protein: MPHMFANRIRLYDLTKDKANLQAQFRWETFNAVLYKLGGLVFIAGSILFFPRFEAYQDIGAWIFFAGSLLYLVVTVHDIIEVWRHWHQSRHHGIFDVFEWLAASSYLWGTILFTVGSIFFLSRVGLPKAGAWCFVVGSLLFVLGACINVLRIVSSKNLVTLQLMNLTAVSFVIGSVLFTVASIPYLWNFKTGHDKEILFSFLAWQYLVGSTFFLLGGVFNYWRAYVLLRQATLHRGKAA
- a CDS encoding NAD(P)/FAD-dependent oxidoreductase translates to MKRIQCLIIGAGPAGLSAAIYTARAGMDTIVAGCEPKIAGDYEIDNYFGFPETISGRELIKRGVRQAERFGARIVCERALSVHMTEDGAFQAKTDKDEYEAQALIIAAGVTRVRPGIANLADYEGKGVSYCVSCDGFFYRGRKVLVVGEGNYAANQALELTNFTKDVTVYTQGKEPAMGNGFAAKLEAAGIVVTTDKIVRLSGEPAMAAAVLEDGREMAADGLFVAMGQASALDFAKTLGVASRGAFLEADHEQKTNIPGVFAAGDCVGHFMQISVAVGEGAKAGRAAIAHIKERVGQA
- a CDS encoding Nif3-like dinuclear metal center hexameric protein, whose amino-acid sequence is MRVNDLIGVIERTAVPARAASWDRSGVQIAGTLADCDKLAVALDPTLSMVGEALAWGAQVILTHHPLTLSPRLPDRVDDYHRLLALVLGAKAWLYAAHTSLDTAVDGPPAWLADALDLTDRRILEPAGTEPHWQARWRAAPGKDVARALSALPGVTAHPCVGQVEAVFPARERERVEEALAAVCPEATLISLVALAAPAAAYGYGLVGKLPAPTTLSELETRLAALLPRRFFIVAGDPPPVIASLAYCPGSGADMAPRAFAAGADVYLTGDLKYHQAQSVPPGKCVVDVGHFSLEEVMMRRFADDLAATLGETGPTVRFFSGKDPFSAHVLDGALPSRTE
- a CDS encoding PAS domain S-box protein; protein product: MEYCDADGPDEALQGLGPLYVKAPVMLHSVDAAGRLLAVNDRWLENLGYTRKEVIGRSLGDFLTEASKAEFARNLPMFLREGQISEFPYTMLSKNGRTIDILLSSVGEYDGEGSFVRSLAAIEDITMRREAEQALAASEELFRMAFESASEGLCILSPEGHFLRVNEAFCEFMGYPAEVLTTMEVLELTHPDDRVSSTRLMARAVSGEAEHFRFEKRYFHASGRVIWGRVSARLVRDAAGAPRCIISHVLDVTESRRNSGQIALHTKTLEVLLRLGRMREAGLSQLGTYALSQAVALTGSADGLIALYEPVRETFRLLAAHPGALSAFGMPPGAQSFDPRSIKLFSTAWLSRQPVMANTPPSAPDAQSLPWRSLVVPVEGEGDNRLLIVVIDKDEPYDEADVHRLILLGEGVLGHVKDRARERDLERARKQAEAASQAKSGFLANMSHEIRTPLSGIIGLTQMTLSQSPRPEVREHLELILDSSRSLLAIVNDILDFSKIEAGKMEFSPVDFDLREILDRTMKPFHFSSRQKGLRLSSRISPGVPEVLHGDPDRIMQVVRNLVGNALKFTDQGEIAVAFRLLRPGDPMLVECAVRDTGIGIPEDRLPELFQVFSQLESSRTKRYGGTGLGLAISRRLVEMMGGTIGVRSRPGQGSIFSFTVSLRPAQEECSDSGGSRSEASSGGFAGLTVLLAEDNQVNRLFLKHFLSEAGCEVRLAGSGGEALAQLQNGPVDLVLMDIQMPEMDGTEATRRIRDGEAGEANKGLPVVALTAYSMKGDRERFLSAGLDDYVSKPVDVDELFMVMRRVLDRRGGLPAQLIASDSPMDMAYYEERGKSTFAREICRMFLDESPRTEASLAAAIRTGDWQRAGEAAHALLGMSVPLRAGGLVDRARRLQEVCLAGDAAGCREAGRYILDELEKVRAAIRDMLQ